One window of the Epinephelus moara isolate mb chromosome 22, YSFRI_EMoa_1.0, whole genome shotgun sequence genome contains the following:
- the slc52a2 gene encoding solute carrier family 52, riboflavin transporter, member 2 — MSGSWWRSAAVTHGLVALFAMGSWISVNSLWVELPVVVNVLPEGWNLPAYLSVLIAFGNIGPIAVTITHHCAPGRLNERLIIHCIQVLAVVASGLLAIFWSNTVTIAGGERSLPFLLFTFVLSFVCCTSNVTFLPFMFSYPPQYIRTFFIGQGLSALFPCIVALGQGVGKLECKSVNGTVQPEYLKENFPAQNFFWFLCVMLSISALSFLILMRRQTQSQEDASPEEFDNAAAVKNGEETHPLRNGGTPVSEDQVQVVEQPQTFWTKRNIYLLSLLAISNALTNGVLPSVQSFSCLPYGTMTFHLSVVLGNIANPLACFLAMFVVMRSSTGLGFLSVAGGVFAAYLMALAVLSPCPPLLGNSAGMALVVISWIIFTGLFSYLKVVIGTLLHEAGHAALLWCGISIQAGSLIGALTMFPLVNVYHVFARAKECEDNCSLQD; from the exons ATGTCCGGTAGCTGGTGGCGCAGTGCGGCGGTGACCCACGGGCTGGTGGCACTGTTCGCCATGGGCTCCTGGATTTCCGTCAACAGTCTGTGGGTCGAGCTCCCGGTGGTTGTCAATGTGCTGCCCGAAG GGTGGAATCTACCAGCCTATCTCTCAGTGCTGATAGCGTTTGGGAACATTGGTCCAATAGCGGTGACCATCACACACCACTGTGCTCCAGGACGTTTAAACGAACGCCTCATCATCCACTGTATCCAGGTGCTGGCAGTGGTAGCCTCTGGTCTTCTGGCTATCTTCTGGTCAAACACCGTCACAATAGCCGGAGGAGAAAGGTCACTGCCGTTCCTGCTCTTCACCTTCGTGTTGTCTTTTGTTTGCTGTACATCCAACGTCACCTTCCTGCCTTTTATGTTTAGTTACCCCCCTCAGTACATCCGTACTTTCTTTATCGGCCAGGGCCTCAGCGCCTTGTTCCCTTGTATTGTGGCTTTAGGACAAGGCGTTGGCAAGCTGGAGTGTAAAAGTGTGAATGGCACAGTGCAGCCAGAGTATTTAAAAGAGAACTTTCCTGCGCAGAACTTCTTCTGGTTCTTGTGTGTCATGCTGTCAATCTCAGCTCTGAGTTTCCTGATTTTAATGAGAAGACAAACACAGTCACAGGAAGATGCATCGCCAGAGGAGTTTGACAATGCCGCAGCGGTAAAAAATGGAGAGGAAACACATCCGCTACGAAACGGAGGGACACCAGTGTCTGAGGATCAGGTGCAGGTGGTGGAACAGCCACAGACATTTTGGACAAAGAGAAACATCTACCTGCTGTCGCTGCTCGCCATCTCCAACGCCCTCACCAACGGGGTGCTGCCGTCTGTACAGAGTTTCTCCTGTTTGCCCTATGGCACCATGACCTTTCACCTCTCTGTGGTCCTTGGCAACATCGCAAACCCTCTGGCCTGCTTTCtcgccatgtttgttgtcaTGAG GTCCTCCACTGGTCTGGGCTTCTTGTCTGTAGCTGGGGGAGTATTTGCTGCATATCTCATGGCGTTAGCAGTGCTCAGCCCCTGTCCTCCACTCCTGGGAAACTCTGCTGGCATGGCTTTAGTG GTCATCTCCTGGATTATTTTCACTGGACTCTTCTCCTATCTGAAGGTGGTGATTGGGACATTGCTTCACGAGGCGGGTCACGCCGCACTACTGTGGTGTGGCATCTCTATCCAGGCGGGCTCCCTCATCGGAGCCCTCACCATGTTCCCTCTGGTCAACGTCTATCACGTGTTTGCCCGGGCTAAAGAATGTGAAGATAACTGCAGTTTGCAGGACTGA
- the LOC126384014 gene encoding uncharacterized protein LOC126384014 isoform X1 has product MLMPRGGIILQGCTLQDNTRTMEEGQDFSLCGKAVVTEAHLRDEYYWKLVADFIGPQTGEGLELDWASCKNRLLIQVGLMIEDNNFPWIAIIDWLKKIFPSHQSADFRRLVERGIATTLSLGSEARLTFLESDVNFNFVGPICDSIGVERQDLLEMTDFSERAQSIEVTNGLILELSNFVTRERITPVFLVQWLRNFNPEFCKNGNIQRAYQVLRAKIKKLKQLYRNHETRRHRRNAAMENLLQSPFELVRKKTPKFLVKKRPKRDDTRNYEKVAIKEEHETYEIMQGEQSGTNRGVVRKIIRKDHVSVRDESDEDTDQSNSEEETLDNQQEALTLLDIAMLSVQKLSSVYGGKNEGCKQVCLDLLKNQYALTCKEHPALAEFEKKLDSLCEEFSVVYPVVFLNYNANFLVDVHDAVEQQIMNFEKDIILSTGEKLGRDKLPKFKDFVNFSESATSRYIHMACDVLSPRTPATQNYRRHWIAFCEEKKNPSQFAVNQSNRFNKYFEAAAGLIHHHKEMALFLSDLLSMTNDECPNIILECVAADANDSVIQSLVCVLAIVYCKILGPYWQLLKSGGEYSLFSHYLLCLYQKFLDWSKDPSTLLEPEGGTNVFLQFPLQEKTYEGVFQYCGQWHTNRDLIRACLKRMIKVIAGVTEEHLRDFLPGGIFSQVPSPDLSSQLVSCTFSVLMAEYPFSHADPDKKKKTEKSPKRSQEDNDHSGYSDDTDGESYAKNNPHTSQKDAYSPQMKKGHSDKKEKEAKVEEEREENKDIEYIKATVTRNGGPCKTQQDVDKMMLRFDGKSRTEKREAMRCEILYQKMVLNNTDPNLYCTFHNSTQMVLKLKLALPRVKPGYSLVWAPKKTKTKATTGWSEHSST; this is encoded by the exons ATGCTAATGCCAAGAGGAGGCATTATTCTGCAGGGGTGCACTCTCCAGGACAACACT CGGACAATGGAGGAGGGCCAAGATTTCTCCCTTTGTGGTAAAGCCGTCGTCACTGAAGCTCATCTAA gagATGAGTATTATTGGAAGCTTGTTGCAGACTTCATTGGTCCTCAGACGGGAGAAGGATTAGAGCTTGACTGGGCATCATGCAAGAACAGACTTTTGATTCAAGTAGGACTTATGATAGAGGACAATAATTTTCCGTGGATTGCCATCATAGATTGGCTCAAGAAAATCTTCCCCAGTCACCAGTCAGCTGACTTTCGTCGTTTGGTCGAGAGAGGCATCGCGACTACACTGAGTCTGGGAAGTGAAGCGAGGCTGACCTTCCTGGAATCAGATGTCAACTTCAACTTTGTTGGCCCAATATGTGACAGCATCGGAGTTGAACGACAAGATCTTTTGGAAATGACAGATTTTTCCGAGCGGGCGCAGTCAATTGAAGTCACAAATGGATTGATCCTAGAGTTGAGCAACTTTGTCACCAGGGAACGAATTACGCCAGTCTTTTTAGTTCAGTGGCTGAGAAACTTCAACCCTGAGTTTTGTAAGAATGGGAATATTCAAAGGGCATATCAAGTCCTTAGAGCCAAgataaaaaagttaaaacaacTTTACCGCAATCATGAAACGAGGAGACACAGGAGGAATGCAGCAATGGAAAATCTGCTTCAAAGTCCATTTGAACtggtgaggaaaaaaacaccaaaatttCTTGTGAAGAAACGCCCGAAAAGAGACGACACCAGAAATTACGAAAAAGTTGCAATCAAGGAGGAACATGAGACCTATGAAATCATGCAAGGCGAGCAGTCTGGGACGAACAGAGGAGTTGTGAGGAAAATAATACGGAAAGATCATGTCTCTGTACGCGACGAAAGTGATGAGGATACGGATCAATCCAACAGTGAAGAAGAAACATTAGATAACCAACAAGAGGCCCTGACCCTGCTTGACATTGCAATGCTGTCTGTCCAGAAGCTGTCAAGCGTGTACGGTGGGAAAAACGAAGGATGCAAGCAAGTTTGCTTAGATCTCCTCAAAAATCAGTACGCGCTGACATGCAAGGAGCACCCAGCCTTGGCCGAGTTTGAGAAAAAACTTGACTCACTCTGTGAagaattttcagttgtttatccCGTTGTGTTTTTAAACTACAACGCCAACTTCCTCGTTGATGTGCATGACGCTGTTGAGCAACAGATCATGAACTTTGAAAAAGACATCATTCTATCGACGGGAGAGAAACTGGGCCGTGACAAGCTTCCAAAATTCAAGGACTTTGTGAATTTTTCAGAGAGTGCCACTTCACGCTACATCCACATGGCCTGTGATGTGTTAAGCCCGAGAACCCCTGCCACGCAGAACTACAGGAGACACTGGATAGCTTTCtgtgaggaaaagaaaaacccCTCCCAGTTTGCAGTAAATCAGTCGAACCGATTCAATAAATACTTTGAAGCTGCAGCGGGTCTCATCCACCATCACAAAGAGAtggctctcttcctctctgacctTCTGTCAATGACCAACGACGAATGCCCAAACATTATTCTGGAATGTGTTGCTGCTGATGCTAATGATTCTGTGATACAGAGCCTTGTGTGTGTTCTGGCCATCGTGTACTGCAAAATCCTCGGCCCTTACTGGCAGCTTCTGAAGAGTGGAGGAGAGTACTCCCTCTTTAGCCATTACCTACTCTGTCTCTACCAAAAGTTCCTGGATTGGTCCAAAGATCCTTCAACACTGCTGGAACCTGAAGGGGGAACAAATGTTTTTCTGCAGTTCCCACTGCAAGAGAAAACCTACGAAGGAGTGTTTCAGTACTGCGGTCAGTGGCACACAAACAGAGACCTAATCAGAGCTTGCTTAAAAAGGATGATAAAGGTGATTGCTGGCGTCACTGAGGAACACCTGAGGGATTTCCTGCCTGGAGGAATATTTTCTCAAGTCCCCTCACCAGATTTGAGCTCACAACTTGTTAGTTGCACATTTTCTGTCTTGATGGCAGAATATCCCTTCAGTCATGCAGACCctgacaagaagaaaaaaactgagaAGTCCCCCAAACGTTCTCAGGAAGACAACGACCATTCTGGTTACTCTGATGACACTGACGGTGAATCTTATGCTAAGAACAATCCCCACACCAGCCAAAAAGATGCCTACAGTCCGCAGATGaagaaaggtcacagtgataaGAAGGAAAAGGAAGCAAAGGTGGAAGAAGAGCGTGAGGAGAACAAGGATATAGAGTACATAAAAGCTACAGTGACCAGAAACGGAGGGCCGTGCAAGACGCAGCAGGACGTCGACAAAATGATGCTGCGTTTCGATGGGAAATCCCGAACTGAGAAACGGGAAGCGATGCGTTGTGAGATATTGTACCAGAAAATGGTCCTGAACAACACAGACCCAAACTTGTATTGTACTTTCCACAACAGCACACAGATGGTGTTGAAGCTGAAGCTCGCACTCCCTCGAGTTAAACCTGGGTACTCTCTTGTTTGGGCccctaaaaagacaaaaacaaaggctACGACTGGATGGAGTGAACACAGCAGCACATGA
- the LOC126384014 gene encoding uncharacterized protein LOC126384014 isoform X2 has translation MEEGQDFSLCGKAVVTEAHLRDEYYWKLVADFIGPQTGEGLELDWASCKNRLLIQVGLMIEDNNFPWIAIIDWLKKIFPSHQSADFRRLVERGIATTLSLGSEARLTFLESDVNFNFVGPICDSIGVERQDLLEMTDFSERAQSIEVTNGLILELSNFVTRERITPVFLVQWLRNFNPEFCKNGNIQRAYQVLRAKIKKLKQLYRNHETRRHRRNAAMENLLQSPFELVRKKTPKFLVKKRPKRDDTRNYEKVAIKEEHETYEIMQGEQSGTNRGVVRKIIRKDHVSVRDESDEDTDQSNSEEETLDNQQEALTLLDIAMLSVQKLSSVYGGKNEGCKQVCLDLLKNQYALTCKEHPALAEFEKKLDSLCEEFSVVYPVVFLNYNANFLVDVHDAVEQQIMNFEKDIILSTGEKLGRDKLPKFKDFVNFSESATSRYIHMACDVLSPRTPATQNYRRHWIAFCEEKKNPSQFAVNQSNRFNKYFEAAAGLIHHHKEMALFLSDLLSMTNDECPNIILECVAADANDSVIQSLVCVLAIVYCKILGPYWQLLKSGGEYSLFSHYLLCLYQKFLDWSKDPSTLLEPEGGTNVFLQFPLQEKTYEGVFQYCGQWHTNRDLIRACLKRMIKVIAGVTEEHLRDFLPGGIFSQVPSPDLSSQLVSCTFSVLMAEYPFSHADPDKKKKTEKSPKRSQEDNDHSGYSDDTDGESYAKNNPHTSQKDAYSPQMKKGHSDKKEKEAKVEEEREENKDIEYIKATVTRNGGPCKTQQDVDKMMLRFDGKSRTEKREAMRCEILYQKMVLNNTDPNLYCTFHNSTQMVLKLKLALPRVKPGYSLVWAPKKTKTKATTGWSEHSST, from the exons ATGGAGGAGGGCCAAGATTTCTCCCTTTGTGGTAAAGCCGTCGTCACTGAAGCTCATCTAA gagATGAGTATTATTGGAAGCTTGTTGCAGACTTCATTGGTCCTCAGACGGGAGAAGGATTAGAGCTTGACTGGGCATCATGCAAGAACAGACTTTTGATTCAAGTAGGACTTATGATAGAGGACAATAATTTTCCGTGGATTGCCATCATAGATTGGCTCAAGAAAATCTTCCCCAGTCACCAGTCAGCTGACTTTCGTCGTTTGGTCGAGAGAGGCATCGCGACTACACTGAGTCTGGGAAGTGAAGCGAGGCTGACCTTCCTGGAATCAGATGTCAACTTCAACTTTGTTGGCCCAATATGTGACAGCATCGGAGTTGAACGACAAGATCTTTTGGAAATGACAGATTTTTCCGAGCGGGCGCAGTCAATTGAAGTCACAAATGGATTGATCCTAGAGTTGAGCAACTTTGTCACCAGGGAACGAATTACGCCAGTCTTTTTAGTTCAGTGGCTGAGAAACTTCAACCCTGAGTTTTGTAAGAATGGGAATATTCAAAGGGCATATCAAGTCCTTAGAGCCAAgataaaaaagttaaaacaacTTTACCGCAATCATGAAACGAGGAGACACAGGAGGAATGCAGCAATGGAAAATCTGCTTCAAAGTCCATTTGAACtggtgaggaaaaaaacaccaaaatttCTTGTGAAGAAACGCCCGAAAAGAGACGACACCAGAAATTACGAAAAAGTTGCAATCAAGGAGGAACATGAGACCTATGAAATCATGCAAGGCGAGCAGTCTGGGACGAACAGAGGAGTTGTGAGGAAAATAATACGGAAAGATCATGTCTCTGTACGCGACGAAAGTGATGAGGATACGGATCAATCCAACAGTGAAGAAGAAACATTAGATAACCAACAAGAGGCCCTGACCCTGCTTGACATTGCAATGCTGTCTGTCCAGAAGCTGTCAAGCGTGTACGGTGGGAAAAACGAAGGATGCAAGCAAGTTTGCTTAGATCTCCTCAAAAATCAGTACGCGCTGACATGCAAGGAGCACCCAGCCTTGGCCGAGTTTGAGAAAAAACTTGACTCACTCTGTGAagaattttcagttgtttatccCGTTGTGTTTTTAAACTACAACGCCAACTTCCTCGTTGATGTGCATGACGCTGTTGAGCAACAGATCATGAACTTTGAAAAAGACATCATTCTATCGACGGGAGAGAAACTGGGCCGTGACAAGCTTCCAAAATTCAAGGACTTTGTGAATTTTTCAGAGAGTGCCACTTCACGCTACATCCACATGGCCTGTGATGTGTTAAGCCCGAGAACCCCTGCCACGCAGAACTACAGGAGACACTGGATAGCTTTCtgtgaggaaaagaaaaacccCTCCCAGTTTGCAGTAAATCAGTCGAACCGATTCAATAAATACTTTGAAGCTGCAGCGGGTCTCATCCACCATCACAAAGAGAtggctctcttcctctctgacctTCTGTCAATGACCAACGACGAATGCCCAAACATTATTCTGGAATGTGTTGCTGCTGATGCTAATGATTCTGTGATACAGAGCCTTGTGTGTGTTCTGGCCATCGTGTACTGCAAAATCCTCGGCCCTTACTGGCAGCTTCTGAAGAGTGGAGGAGAGTACTCCCTCTTTAGCCATTACCTACTCTGTCTCTACCAAAAGTTCCTGGATTGGTCCAAAGATCCTTCAACACTGCTGGAACCTGAAGGGGGAACAAATGTTTTTCTGCAGTTCCCACTGCAAGAGAAAACCTACGAAGGAGTGTTTCAGTACTGCGGTCAGTGGCACACAAACAGAGACCTAATCAGAGCTTGCTTAAAAAGGATGATAAAGGTGATTGCTGGCGTCACTGAGGAACACCTGAGGGATTTCCTGCCTGGAGGAATATTTTCTCAAGTCCCCTCACCAGATTTGAGCTCACAACTTGTTAGTTGCACATTTTCTGTCTTGATGGCAGAATATCCCTTCAGTCATGCAGACCctgacaagaagaaaaaaactgagaAGTCCCCCAAACGTTCTCAGGAAGACAACGACCATTCTGGTTACTCTGATGACACTGACGGTGAATCTTATGCTAAGAACAATCCCCACACCAGCCAAAAAGATGCCTACAGTCCGCAGATGaagaaaggtcacagtgataaGAAGGAAAAGGAAGCAAAGGTGGAAGAAGAGCGTGAGGAGAACAAGGATATAGAGTACATAAAAGCTACAGTGACCAGAAACGGAGGGCCGTGCAAGACGCAGCAGGACGTCGACAAAATGATGCTGCGTTTCGATGGGAAATCCCGAACTGAGAAACGGGAAGCGATGCGTTGTGAGATATTGTACCAGAAAATGGTCCTGAACAACACAGACCCAAACTTGTATTGTACTTTCCACAACAGCACACAGATGGTGTTGAAGCTGAAGCTCGCACTCCCTCGAGTTAAACCTGGGTACTCTCTTGTTTGGGCccctaaaaagacaaaaacaaaggctACGACTGGATGGAGTGAACACAGCAGCACATGA